CCTTCCATGTGGAGGCCGCGGCGGCCCCCGTACGTCTCGCGCGCGAGATCCGCGCCAAGGGCGCACGCGCGTCGATGGCGCTGAAGCCGGCGACGCCGATCGAGCCGTACGAGGACCTGCTTCCCGAGCTCGACATGCTGCTGATCATGACCGTGGAGCCGGGCTTCGGCGGTCAGGCCTTCCTGGACATCATGCTGCCCAAGATCCGCCGCACCAGGGAGCTGATCTCCAAACACGGTCTGGAGCTCTGGCTCCAGGTCGACGGCGGCGTCTCGGCCGAAACCGTCGAACGGTGCGCCGAGGCGGGCGCCGACGTCTTCGTCGCCGGTTCCGCGGTGTACGGGGCGGACGACCCCGCCGCGGCCGTACGGATGCTGCGCCGCCAGGCCGACGAGGCGACCGCATCGGCCGGCTGGGCATGCGTCCACTGAGCCACAACTTCACGCGGCCACCCGGCCACGGCTAAATGAACGCCGCCCGACCGGGCTGATCAAGGACCGCCGAATCTGACAGGATGAGAGCGCGTCCAGTATGAACAGCAGTGAGGAGATCGCAGTGGCTGGAATGTCGGCGGGTCGGCCGGCCCTGCGC
The nucleotide sequence above comes from Streptomyces sp. NBC_01716. Encoded proteins:
- the rpe gene encoding ribulose-phosphate 3-epimerase produces the protein MAQINPSILSADFARLAEEARAVDGADWLHVDVMDNHFVPNLTLGVPVVEALARATRTPLDCHLMIEEPDRWAPRYVEAGAGSVTFHVEAAAAPVRLAREIRAKGARASMALKPATPIEPYEDLLPELDMLLIMTVEPGFGGQAFLDIMLPKIRRTRELISKHGLELWLQVDGGVSAETVERCAEAGADVFVAGSAVYGADDPAAAVRMLRRQADEATASAGWACVH